The following coding sequences are from one Hydra vulgaris chromosome 04, alternate assembly HydraT2T_AEP window:
- the LOC136079457 gene encoding tigger transposable element-derived protein 4-like, whose translation MAQNLNGRLLRSGNFKNVDKAIYTWFVAKRSQQVPIDGTILKEKALKLAEALGELDFKASDCWFHNWKKRNGISFKIISGESAAVTNNMTASWNETTLPTLLLNYKLENIFNADEFSLFYQCLPNKTYHLSREKCFGGKNSKVRLTGIAAGSATGEKLPMFVIGKSKNPRCFKHIKQLPCTYKNQLKSWMTGDLFTEWVMKLDSFFRAQERKVAHLAVDNNEPMPKISILQAMKDLVSSWNAVSKETVINCFKKAGISKTNKSIEEADDDHSFKFLTEELNRLRELDSRAVQEDLSAKSYIGLDCDVVTTGSLATDAEIIAQILDPNFENDDNEVEDSVDEAIDVEAPPRPSDTQLEIAFETIKNASLYSSKYGNEIQSLALKLEDLMKMEKMDNLKQYQITDFFQKL comes from the exons ATGGCACAAAATCTAAACGGAAGACTACTTCGTAGtggtaatttcaaaaatgtagacAAGGCCATATACACGTGGTTCGTTGCAAAAAGAAGTCAACAAGTACCAATTGATGGTACCATACTAAAAGAAAAGGCACTAAAACTCGCAGAAGCATTAGGAGAGTTGGATTTTAAAGCATCTGATTGTTGGTTTCATAATTGGAAAAAAAG GAACGGCATCAGCTTTAAAATAATCTCAGGCGAAAGTGCCGCCGTGACGAATAATATGACTGCTTCGTGGAATGAAACTACACTTCCAACATTGCTTTTGAATTACAagcttgaaaacatttttaatgccgATGAGTTTTCACTATTTTACCAGTGCCTACCAAACAAAACATACCATTTATCACGAGAAAAATGTTTTGGGggaaaaaatagtaaagtcAGACTAACAGGCATAGCAGCAGGGAGTGCAACGGGAGAAAAATTACCTATGTTTGTTATTGGAAAATCTAAAAACCCACGGTGTTTTAAGCACATTAAACAACTTCCTTGCACATataaaaatcagctaaaaagTTGGATGACCGGAGACCTTTTTACAGAATGGGTAATGAAACTTGACTCATTTTTTCGTGCTCAAGAAAGGAAAGTAGCACACCTG GCTGTCGATAATAACGAACCCATGCCAAAAATTTCTATACTTCAAGCAATGAAAGATCTTGTTTCTTCGTGGAATGCTGTGTCGAAGGAGACTGTCatcaactgctttaaaaaagctggtatcagcaaaacaaacaaGAGTATTGAAGAAGCTGATGATGatcattcttttaaatttttgacagaAGAACTTAACCGTTTGCGAGAGTTAGATTCTCGTGCCGTCCAAGAAGATCTCTCAGCGAAATCTTACATTGGTTTAGATTGCGATGTAGTAACCACCGGTTCACTTGCTACTGATGCTGAAATCATTGCTCAGATTTTAGACCCTAATTTTGAAAACGACGATAATGAAGTTGAAGATAGCGTTGACGAAGCTATTGACGTCGAAGCCCCGCCACGCCCATCTGATACTCAATTAGAAATTGcttttgaaacaattaaaaatgcttCGCTATACAGCTCAAAATACGGAAATGAAATACAATCCCTAGCACTAAAACTTGAGGATTTAATGAAGATGGAAAAGATGgataatttaaagcaatatcagataacagattttttccaaaagttgtag
- the LOC136079858 gene encoding uncharacterized protein LOC136079858: protein MAGSNIFFFSEDLDFMFLDIDQNLLDNEIEVNLNEALDESESEYNEETISESSEEIDEEENVKDNEHIESKVMEDNIQDLSESEEEIEKRVMILILTLMRCLLQKEVEKK, encoded by the exons atggctggaagtaatatatttttttttagtgaagatttagattttatgtttttggaTATAGATCAGAATCTTTTGGATAATGAAATAGAAGTCAATCTTAATGAAGCATTAGACGAG tccGAAAGTGAATATAACGAAGAAACAATATCAGAAAGCTCAGAGGAAATTGATGAGGAG gaaaatgtAAAAGACAATGAACATATTGAGTCAAAGGTCATGGag GATAATATTCAAGACCTCAGTGAATCTGAAGAAGAGATTGaaaag cGTGTGATGATTTTGATTCTAACTTTAATGAGATGCCTTCTACAAAAAGAAGTagaaaag AAGTAA